The following DNA comes from Oreochromis niloticus isolate F11D_XX linkage group LG23, O_niloticus_UMD_NMBU, whole genome shotgun sequence.
TTGGAGTGTattatttgaccattttttGGACAGGTGCGGGAGCTGCCGGCCATTTGCCCTAGCAGGTAAGCTAACGACATCTGTTATTAGGATTTTCTACAAGcgctaggctgcatcctcctgaggacccaggaGGGTGGAACGagtaaagcactgaaaaaaagccaaacaataacatatttaaGTCATCTAAGGGACTTAAtccccagctagctatcgaagctggtggtaacagacgtctccgaaaacgtagaagcatttttgcaaaaatgtgttgtcttaataaactgagcagatatttgaaatttacacagctacattctcgcctgaaaataccttaaaagtttactttgtgacccagaaagagtaataagagtaatattaaaactaagtggctgccgccattgtttgaaactagaatcggctgggccgcgctatgaattctggcatagggtgggccacgaaggatacacctgacccatccttcaaagctgtggaaagtattgtattgttttgagagcctttttgttggtggagtaTTGATTTTATGTACAATTCCACGGGTAGACGCGATCTGTACGgtccgactttgcacatgcgcagtaaggatcggggagtccgatccgtaacttttttttctcgtttttttttctacattatattgaaatgtttcattattgcaaacattttctctcaggcGGAGAGAGGTCGTGGAGTGTCAGCCTATGGTATCTGAGGTCCAGGAGAGATGACCTGCGCTGTTTTCCTCTGAGGAGGTAAGACtgtcctaatttatttataatttaattattattcaaattggGCATGATTTATACTTATATTGAAGCAGTACGGTATTTGCTGGGGTAATGCATTGGCCAACTTTATTATCTTGTGTTACCACTCCAGTCAAGGCCCTTGCCAGTGTTATATTGAAATCCTTACCCTGAACATTTCTGCCAGTACAAGAGTCCCCATGCTAAATCgaaattgtgaaacagaaaggcaatctcataattttgacttagcatgtatttttttttctttttgtgctagAAATAGGACTTCTATAGTCTGAGATTGTTAGGGAAAGAATACTAAGGCAGGTCACAGAATCTGATTGGTCACAGATTTTGGTGCAACTTAGAACataatatgtattttcatattgatactgggttttgtggggggtgtttctattcctgtgcaaaagacgtattcatgagagatttttgaagtaggtaggttttgctgttgatgacacagtcaggcatataacatggtgcagactgtccaagacagctacccaggaattttctgtgttgaataaatgacaatattttgGTGAATGTATTGTTTAGATATCTGAAAATTTCATCGGATCACAAGCAAAGACCTCCTGGGGACCTTCAATGCATCCCTTGACAAAGTTGTGCCTGGCCTGCTGAAACTGTACTGGTCTAAGAAGGGAGCTCTTGGTGAGGAGATGGAAGACCTCCTGGATAAACTtgatgaacaggtgagtgaagtgctcctttatctgacattttcagaagagagtatacttttctcttaacagaaactgaaaaagatgttggcttcaaacaaaacacatcagtggacatgtcagtaaaaatgaatgtcatgagtcattgctttgttcttatttggcagtattttatttaatttgtaaaacgaaagtaaaattgttaacatggtggtgttgttgttttttggggcgGGGGGGGGTTGTACGTTTTGCatgttgctgggtctgacctgtgctttactttcattactatgagagttctgattttgcattgtgtatagtACACCATGTTACTTCACTAATtgaaattcttgttttccactgaataCTCTTTAGACATCCAACACTGTGTCCAACGGGCACTGAGAGGCCTGCCCATTTTCCTCAAGAGAAGATGCAACAGAGGTTTTCCTGAAGTGCTTAGTAAGtacaaaaaagtaatgcaagtaaaactaattgctatgagatgtttttaaaggatgagtttatccaaaatggaaatgtacactttctcagtgcagtccagataattttatagtggggattgcagttgtcataactctcactcctttttttctgcGAAGCAGCAGCTGGGCATTGTTAGTGGTTGTTCCatagcagaaaatatttttgtacaaaactcacaaggtggcattaattaaaagaaaataagctttttcttcttaaaacctCCATGGGTCAAACGACCAGCATGGTAtagaggttaaagttaaaatctttagaaatttgttttgtctttagtttttcttagctttcaataattcatattttacttttcttcaggacactgacattttggaaCCAGTGTTGAACGGTGCATCAGTTGCCATCCTCACCATCCTACAAGATGACGATGCTGATACGTCTGTGCGAGAACATGCAGTTGTGTTGGAAGGGGACATCGTGCTACATAACATTCCAGATCTCTCTACTGCCCTGGCACACCTCTTTGGCCTTCTGTATGCCCTCAACATTGATTATCCAAAGCAGATGAGTTTTACCTTTGAAGCAATTCAGGCCATCTTATTTTGGCCTGGTCGGACAATATGAAGGTGAAGTGGATAAATCATTAttcgaaatgtaaattttagtcagatgaatctgtattgttgagaatatatggtgaaaatttgtcttgtagtattttaaaagatttgttataGTGTTAGTTTCCTCTTCATTGATGGTAACATTTCTAATAACTTTTAACTTCCATAGTTCATCATAGTAAGCCTGTGTAAAATGTCAATGTCTGGGTGCATAGGCAATCGTTTGTAGCACTACCCTATTTAATGTGCAATAGTTATGTTCAGCTTTTACAAGACggtcagggtgtgtgtgtgaattattaagttgctggacacttttcttttttggttctgGACTCTGGAATTTTAACGTCTCTGCTGGGGTGCTCAAAGCAcccaaaagaaactggcaacacgtttttgtttgtttgttatttcttttctttctttctttttgttttttttaacagaaattcaccctactacccatgacattctgaaatgtactgaaaagacttttgaacaaaataaataagcttttagataacattgaattgtgctttgtttaattctatatctatttattaagtgttttttcaagtataataacaacatacattttcctttgtttatatAGGTAAATTTTCAACTCACTGGAGTAAGAATTGTATCATTACTCAACAAGAATATCTGTGTTTGGTGAAGGCAGAAATACATGGCATTGAAACCAGAATTTCTTCGTTAGACTTCCAGGATTATCCTAATTAGGTGAACAAGAAGATCCAAGTTGGCAGAACTTGTAAATCTTAGTTGAGTCAACAACAGTTGGCAAAAGttgagaaaactcaaaaatctcttgcatcatgttgccttgaaattttaagttttctcaacattttcttttttacagtgcaggCTCACCATCTGAGTCTGAAAATGTAGCCAAAATACCTTAAATGTATACATTTAAAATATCCACTAGGGGGGCGATCTGTGGATCCAAAAAGACTTCATTTTTTCAAGTATTAGAGGATACAATTATAACCTATGATCCCTATTAGGGTCACGTCTTATGAATGGAAAATACACATAAATATAGAAGAGCTTTTGATATATAGATTTGTTTAATTACATATAAGAGCTTTGTCACAGTTTAGTAAATCAGATcatttttgattgattgatactGATTGGAAGACTATATAAGACCAGCTAAACCAAAATAGTTTCATAATAAAAAGACAGAATGTACAGTTACTTCTGGGTCTCCATCATAACCACACTTTACTCACAATAACTCACATTGTGTGCTTGTCAGTTGCATGTATCAATTCAGTATCTGCTCATGTTCTCATAACCCACCATAAATGTATTGAACTGTCCTTGAAGCTGAGATCACGAGCAAGTTGAGAATAAGCAGAAAAGCTGTTATGTGTATTGGAGGACACCACAGCGTGTTTTATTGGGTTTTGCTGACCTCTAGAGGTCATTACAGAAAAGAGAATCTGTTTGGCATGATGATAGACGCAGAAAATTCTGCgctctgtgctttgtttttgtgtctgttcaATAGTGGCGTTCTGGAGCACATGAAAGCATATGAGAGAACTCTGGATGTCACGTACTCTCAGACTGATGGCATCACTACTCTGGTGGAGGCAGCGGGACAGAGGTAGAACATTTCATCCGACACCTTCAACTGACGCCTCGAAAttcactgacaaaaaaaacGGAGTATGTTGATTTATAGCAGCACACTGGTTCTAGCTGTTAAGTCTggctgtgtttcagtttgcGGTGCAGCAGGCACGTGTATTACCTGGGCTGGGGTTCGCTGGCTTTGCTGGGCCTCATTGATGCCAGTGAGTGTACCCCCACATTTGGTGCAGGTAAGTGCAGTGCAATGTCCTCATTAGGAGCCAAACTACACTGCCATAaagaaaatgtctttgtttctttttgtttcgcATCGCAACTAGTGATgaaaactatgtgtgtgtgtgtgtgtgtgtgtgtgtggcacagACTATGAAGATGTTCGAGGCTTCATCAGCGGAGGATACAGAGAGCTGAATAACAATGACGGCCCCTTAACTTCACTGGTGTGTGAAAGAAAACAATGTAATAACATCTATTTAGACAAAAGATAAACGATTAAGTAATTACTGCATCAAATCTTTCATTTCACACAATGATCAGTAAATTCACAGTGAAGTGCACAGATTCTTTTTCTACAGAAATCCTGCCACTACCAGCTGACTGCAAGCATGGAGATTTCTGTTCTAACATGTCTGTGGGTTTGAAACAAGGCCACACAAAGTAATAACATGTCTGAAATCCTGTAAAATCCAATTAACATTAACATCCAGGTCTTGTTGTGCACCTTGTAATGACACATCTGTCTCTGCAGAGTGTGACTTAAACTAGAGCAGGATTAGAGTAAAATACACGCTGCTGTATCTGCTCAATGTtccttaatctttttttttttttaattatactgCTTGTTGGTGTTAATTAGATTTTCGTATCAGTGTCGGTAGGACTTACAGGGCACTCTATCAGTCATTTAGACATAAAATTACATGTTCGCTCCAGCATTCACCTGTTTCAGGGTAGGGATTATATGAATGTTGAACAGAACCATATCTAGGTCCCCAGTTAGGATTCATTCTACATAGATTAGCTGACTAAAATACAACCACTTCTTTGTGTCCCCCTCGGAGTAGGATgaaaataatggaaaaaaatgagCAAGATTAAtgtagaaaacagaaaaataacataTTTATTAAAGCATTACAGCTAGCAAGCGCATGTTGAGGTGCCTATTGCCACAAATTTAGCTAGCAGGTAGTACAAAGGGCTATTGTCACTGACTAGTTTTGACTTACTCTTGATTTCCTAGCATCCCAGCCTCAGCGGATCCCCAGGTAGTATTTCGTCTTACAAGACCGAACTTGTGGCTCCAGATGTTTTTCTACTGACATTTATGACCAAGTCACCAAGTCATAAATGTGTATTAGCAAAATAATCTGAATACAAGGAACGTAGCCAAACTTAGCCTGCATCATCTGACATCCTTCTACACATTTAACTGGTAAATGTGATATAGCATACTGCTACAGTTTTGCAAACTGTGTGAATCATTAAGTCTTATTAAAGGACCCAAAATCCAAGATACAGGAGGCAAGGAGGCAGTCTAAGAGAACAAAAGTTgaattcaatttattttatttcagtttaaagggccaaatcacaaaaacagtcacctcagggtggtttatattgtaaggtaaagaccctacactaatacagagaaaaacccgaAATGAGGGAAAAGGGAGGAAGTCAAATTTCCTTAAATAGATAAAGATTAACCTTGAACAAATAAATACTAAGACATGACAGTGACAGACATGGATAACACAGAGAGAACCAAAAACTAGAATACatactaaaatcataaaaaagaTTCAAAGTCTCtacaaacaaaaaccccccaaagTTCTCTGAAgtgtaaaaacagtaaaactgaaACTCAAATATTAACTAAGAAtacaaaccccccaaaacagtGGAACCATGGCACGCCTCGGTGAACAGCTTTCCACAGCTGTTATTGCTGCacgccactttgcaacccacctccagcCCAGCTCCACATCTTTTGTCATCGTTGCCCGTTCTATTCTGTGCTGAGGTCACGCTGCCCTTTGCTTTCCTTATAAACACGTGACAGAGCAGAGAGATGCTAATAtcagtcttcttcttcttcagtggTCCTGGCTATACCATAGTTTTGTCTGAAACTATGTCTTTCCTGTAGGGCCCCAAGTTCTCCATAGCACATGAGGACTTCCTACATCTGATCCTGCCGTGTCTTACTGATAAGGACACTGTGCTGCTAATCTACACGCACCCCGGTGAGACGGTGCTTTGTTTGTAACTTGGATTTTTTCCGGAGCAGCAAGTGTTTTGACAGCCTCTCTCCACAGATGATGCCACTGAAGTGGGGAACATGGCCCGCAGAGTGAGAGAAAAGACGCCCAACCTCCATGCTGTTTATCACCAGGCTGATGGAGACACAGCAGCTTCTTTACAACAAGTAGGTGTCTGAAGTTTTGGAACTGCAATATTATGGTCTGATCTTTATGGAGTCACAATTAGAGACAGAAAGGATCTAGCTAAACTaataacacacaaactacactATTATTCTCAATGCTAAACATAAAGCTTTCACATGTTCAGCCCAAACTAagtgtcattttaaaaattaagctctgtttttcattttggcagtgaCTTGACAATCACTCAACCTACAGTGAGGTCAAGTGTTCACACGTTAGTCTTGAATCTTGTTTCACACACAGTGCTGACTGAGGGATTTTACAAACATGCACACTGCTGTGCACACTGCATGTATGAACACCTGTTCAAGGTTTAACTGCATTGCTTTGACATTAGGCATGAGCCAAGATGTTGTAAGACCTTCTTTAGCATAACAACCTCCATCACATTTCTGCTTATGTAGCAGACCTACAAAACTATTTCAGTTCATCAGTATTTTggcatttaaaaatatgaattttcttctttcattaaCCATTTTGTTTCAAGTTATTGACTGCTGCACTCAAAGTCCTCTTTAAACTATGTTTACAGACTGTCAAATCAGTTGTTCCCTTAGTAATTGCAGGTTTTCCATGCCCTGAGGTATCACAACAAATTTTTTCTCATCTGTCAACGGAACAACATCCCAAAGTGCTCTATTGCAAACTTGGGATGTGCCAGTGCCAGTTGTTGTTAGAGGCATTATGTGTTCAGGTTCTCTTTCCTTTCCATTTCCAATTTGGGAACATCTGAGGAACACCTGGATGAAATTTCAGTACATCTCTACACTTTGATCTCAAACCTGTACTTTAACCTTGAATGTCTCAGGAGTTCCTTGAGGGAATGTTTTGGAGGCTTTAGACAAATACAGCTGTGGTCAGAGGTTTACATCCACTCATCATGTTCATGGATGTCATGGTCCTTTTAGccttttaatgatttattttaaatgttctttttccTGGGCAGAATGATTGCACAGCATACATCTTTGATGAAAAAGCAAAGACAAGAACTGAGTCAAAAGTATACACATGAGCTTAAATATCAACATACATTCACTTAAATATTTTAACAGCTGCTGCCGAAGGTTCTAAAGTGTCTTTCAACTTGACAAGACCAAGGCCTATCAACTTCTCGTTAGTGATCATGATGGACTACAACTGGTAGTTTCTCTTTCCCGGTGTAAAAAAGATTAGTTTAACAGCACTAATCTGCTGTGCTTAAAGTCAGATCTGTGGTAGTAAATCTACCAGTTTAAATGAACTCTATGAATTCTGCCAGGAAGACTGATCAAATATTAAGCCCGAATCGTGCCAGAAGCTTGCTGATGGTTACTGGTCGTGGTTCAGCTTACTGTGGGACATTAGTGGGTTTGTATTGTATACAAACGTCTAAGTTCTTCCAGCCTGAACCATGAGTGATCATGAATGTGTCTGGGTATAGTGTAGTCAGATGGTGTCTGGCTATAATTGTGACTTATATGAAGATCAGATAACATATTAGCATTAACTGATACAAAAATCAAGGTTCACAAACCTTTATAGCAACTGTACTTGGGTATTAATGTGGGTATTAATGGTGTATTAGCCAGCTATTGatttatcttttctttgcaGGATGACATCAAAAAACTGTGTTTATCTACCCTAAAGATAACTTGGCCTCGAGAAGCACTTGCTTCAGGGACCTTGCAGCATATGGTagagtatacacacacactttgacacACATTAGCCCAACAACTCACTGAAGCATGAGAAATAATATAATGTTAAATGCTCTGCCATTATTGTTCTGCCACCTTCTTTCCTTAGAGATGTTTGCACCCATATAAAGAGATAAATGCAGTGGATGGAGGGAGTGTAAAAAAAACTCATCTTTATTGATTCTCAATTTTTCGTGCTTCTGTAGATCTTATTATGGATGGCAGgttattttctttaatgtttcctctcactgtggtttttaTAAATGCAGGAGAAGGAAAATCAATAACTTTTCTGTGTCAGCAGCGGGAGCTGTCCACCAAGCTGGTGCTGAACGCTGTGAGCACTGGAGCTCACGTCTTAAAGGGGAAGATATACCAGAACCACATGATTGACCTGCAGGTCACCAATACTAAACTGTACCGCAGGGCCACGCGTTTACTCCAGGTACTGTGATGTAAAACGCTAACAAAGCTTAAACACTGCATTACAGGGTGTACTGTTTGTGGTCCGTCCTTTTCATCATTATTGACTATTTTCACAATATGCCTTTTTTTTAGTCTTATACCATAACTAGTAACCAATAAACAACATGATGGGAACCCACAGggcaaagtgtttttgttttttttaataagtccGTCTTCTtacttttcttcctgtttatgtGCAGCACATTCAGCAAAGAAGATTCTAACTTACTAGAACTTAGAGGTAAATTAAGGCTAAATCATTCTATTTTCAGAAGCTTTCTGCATGTCCAGAGGAAAACTGTGAGGAAGCTCTTTTAAAGGCAATCTACCGAGTAGACATGCTGACAGTGGAGATGACATCCTCTGACATCACCACACACACGTGCTTTGCCAGAAACAGCACCAAGGTAAAGAGATGGTGTGCATGTTGCTGACAGATCCGTACCAGAAACCCGATTTAaaaaaggtttcttcctgtcattaCCTCTTTCAGTTATGGGTAAGTGCTTTAAAAAGCTTTACAGACATATGTTGAAACACATTTTAGAATTTAAAAATAAccgtttttttaaaataataatattattttgaCACTCGTGAAATTAGCCTATAGCTGTGAAAACTACTATATTGCTGTTCAtgtgttctgtgtaatatgttGGAGGTTTTTATCAAAGTCCTTATAATGAAGAGGATCTCAGGATGAGGGAAGGCATTCGTCGCAATTTGTTGCTTCGCTATATGTTCAGCCTGTGATAGTTTTCTCTTGGGATTACATCGCAttcatttttactcattttacTCCATTTCAGAGGGGAAGTGCCAACTGCTGTGGCACTCCTCATCTCGCTGCTTGATTTTGCTCGTCGTCAGATTGTCCATTTATCCAAAAATGCTTGTGACATAGAAGAAAGTTTAGAAGTTAACTTCTtcttcccctcacccccaaccaatcacagctgaTTGCTGCCCCTTCCTGtgtctggttctgctggaagtttcttcctgttaaaagggagtttttccttcccactgtcgctgagtgcttgctcataggggttttgtctgactgttgttgttttctctgtgttattgtagggtatTTAACTGATAATAtaaagcgctttatattgttgttgtgatttagcagtatataaataaaagtgaattaaaCTGAGTAAATGACTTTATGTAGAATGACCCACATGATTGAAAAAATCTGGTTTCTGGTATGGATTGGGTCATCACATAAAGAGCTGAATGACTGAAGAGAGAGGAACTAAACGGCTGTATCATGTTGTCTCCCTCTTTTTAGGTGGTCCCTCTGGCTTTGGTCATTTTACTTACCAGTTGGTCACTCATGGAGGCGGAGTCACATTTGAAGCAGCAGCCAATTGTTAGGGAAGCTGTGGCTCAGTGGATGTGGGAACTGAGGCCGTTAAGCTAAAATCTTACATACAAAGCACACAGATGCTATTTGAGCACTTTTATCTCACTCCTAAATGAACATACTTCTATTCTAATTTAATATgattgaaataaaataagtaaataaataaaaagctaatGAAAGTTTCAGCCTTTTTGACTCAAATTCATTAAAATATGTTAGAAAGCCTGACACTCCATGTTCTGTAACCGTTTTCTGGAGTTTAAAGGCTCAGCAGGATCTGTCCGTGTGATGTAAGTCAACCTCAATCCCTCTTTTGCTCAACTCACTCACAGGTAGGGGATTAGTGTGATGTATGTGTGAGTATCTTGAGAGAGAGGTTGAACAGCTTTGGAACTCCACTGGAGGAGAGCCAAACACAGCGTGGAAGCCCAGAGAGAAGGCAGTCCCAAGAAGATGAAGTGCACATCAGGTCTGGATCAGAAAGCATTAGGACACAACTCTCAGCATTTCTGTTTGCCACCTAtaaaatcactgtgattttacTTCATAAACCATTTATTACTTAAACTGCTGACTGTTTGATTTTGTAGCATGATGTTAAGATCTTTGCACTCTATTATGTGTAAGACTAAAGCCGGGAAGTGATTAGCTTAGCTTAAatccatatggaaaagatatatataaatctttaaagtttgtatctgtcttgtgtgaaacttgtatgaaaaccatacaagagtgaaaacagatataagatcccttgaaaaattatacaaatgaaacttgtatgttttggatacttactaaaacaatatatgaaagtaatgagaaagtggccactttcatgattaaatcatataagccttatgattcactatatgaagtaggccacatcttatgcaagtcttttataagttttttctatttcttttctatATGGGAAAACCTGAAAGTAGAAGGAAACATCTTGTTCTCtctcatttcttttgttttgatctATACACAGAAACAAATTTGTTACACAATCAAAGTGTCTAATTGTCTCTAAAGGGCTACTAGTGGGAGTTCCTTTCAGCTGTAGCTTTTGAGTTTATAGGCGTTTAGCCATGCTAGCTGTTTCTTTCTGGTTAGATGCCATGCTAACCTAAGCTAATCACCATGTAACCATGGACTTATTAATGTAAGTTTGCATTTCAATACTCTAAAGctgggcattttaacatggggGTCTGTGGGTATAACTCACTTTTGGAGCAAGcttcaagtggccattagaggaactgacATTTCATTGCTTTTAACACTCATTTACAGATGAGGACAGAATTATTAAACATGTCAGGGCCTTGTGCTGGCCAGTCAGTCACATTCATAGGTCTTCTGGGGGCAGTTCTTCACCGCAAGATCTGATATCTCCGTGTTGGCGTTGTTCCAACATCATAATAACGATAGTCCCGGATCAACATCGCAACTAACCAGTATGTCTGAGCATTCAACTATCTTTAGTCAAGAAGTTAGCTAATGCTATTAAAAAGTATCATTAGCAAACCAACTTTAGTAACCTAAATTTGGCTAAGAGGAAACCAAACTtgataatatatttattatatcaataaaattaataaagaaaaaacttcAAATTCTTACCATTTGTCTGACAGGAAAGTTTTATATAAAGAagggtgtttttcttctttttttacccACATTGCAAAGCTATGACAACATGATTGGTCATGATTGTTGATCCTGGAACGAGGTTAACACACCAAAACAGGCATGTTAGATACACTGTTCTTCACCAGAAGCAACATATGTTTTGGGTTATGGTCatgttggggaaaaaaagtgatgACCCATACATAGTTTTGCTGCTGACTGctagaggttttttttaaaaatcttcacATATCCTTTCTCCTTCATGATTCCTTCCACcttgacaagattcccagttCCGGACACACTGAAGGATCCCAACATCATAATACTCTCaccactgtgtttcactgtgggCATTGTGGTGTTATTGGGTTGTACAGCACGAAACTACTAAGTGCCTGCTGGACACGTGGCGATTGGTTGATCAAATGAATGCTGGTATTTTCTGGAGAGAAGCACAGAAGCTTGTCGATGTGGACTTCGCACTCCTGGGCTCCACTCAACAAGAACTTACGAGAGGCAGCGAGGACTGGACTATGAATAAGCGCCAAGAAGCTAGATACTTCGTGTGGGTTATACTTGCATTTGATTACCAGTCATGATCAGACAGCAACAAGTTAAAGAAGTTAAAAATTTTCCTACCTGGGCAGCATTATCTCAAACGACGGTGTCTCCGATCGAGATGTCTGCTCCAGGATTGGCATGGCGTCTGGAGTTCCCTGACAGTTACAGCCTATCTGGAACTCGACTTTACTGAACACGCCGATCAAGATTCATCTGTTCAACTCCATCGTCACTCCAACCGCCCTCTAGGTTAGCGAGACATGGCAATCAACAAATGCAACAATCCGTCAGCTGAACGTGCTCCAACAATGTGGCCTCCGGCGAATATTGAAAATTCTTATACTGGGACCGGATAATGAACAAAGAGGTGCTGCAAAGAGCAGGCATTCTTCCCCTAGCCGATATTGTTGCTCAATGTTGATTTCGGTTTGCAGGACACTTCCTTTGCCTACTCCTTCACTGGCCACCCAAAGTCGCCATGACATGGTTTCCACGTAGAGGGAAACGCAAAAGAGGAGGTCCTAACACCACCTGGTGCCGGACCATAATAGACGATCTGGAGCATGCCAGCGTTAACTTTGATGAAGCCGAAGCAATAGCCACTGATCGCCAACGATGGAAATCAATAGCTGGCATTGGCGCTTCATGATGTAGGAGAAACTAaagactaaagaaaaaaaacctctcccATCTTTCTTTAAACATAATCGGTGTCTCTATGACCAAAGAGCTTTAGTTTTATTTCATCTGACTAATAGACGTACTTCCACGATACATGCTTGCATAACTGACTTGGAGTTTCAGCTCCATCAAACACTGCCGAGTTACTGAAATGTGTCCAGATTATTATAAAACATTTTGAGAATTACCATTCagtgaatttattttatttctgtcagTATCATTACATTCATATAATCATTTGCTCTAAATACATGATGTCACTTAGTGATGC
Coding sequences within:
- the gckr gene encoding glucokinase regulatory protein isoform X4; translated protein: MGKKSNPLTRDIDQASAYSIVKMLQLCDSQMFQEEAGTAYQDPQESCVVMSGCGTSGRLAFLISSGFNKALSQLNQSKVYSYIIAGGDRALLSSQEAPEDDPRLGVLSLKKVCEGKKRVLFIGISCGLSAPFVAGQLDFCLQHPEVYMPVLVGFNPAHQARDEPIQDCTFTFHSVVQRMQELAKSQKAFLINPAVGPEAISGSSRMKGGSATKILLEVAFSAAHAATFSNTPITYNGVLEHMKAYERTLDVTYSQTDGITTLVEAAGQSLRCSRHVYYLGWGSLALLGLIDASECTPTFGADYEDVRGFISGGYRELNNNDGPLTSLGPKFSIAHEDFLHLILPCLTDKDTVLLIYTHPDDATEVGNMARRVREKTPNLHAVYHQADGDTAASLQQDDIKKLCLSTLKITWPREALASGTLQHMQRELSTKLVLNAVSTGAHVLKGKIYQNHMIDLQVTNTKLYRRATRLLQKLSACPEENCEEALLKAIYRVDMLTVEMTSSDITTHTCFARNSTKVVPLALVILLTSWSLMEAESHLKQQPIVREAVAQWMWELRPLS